From Polaribacter haliotis:
TTTCGAACTCACCTAAAGCTGCTTGAAAAGCATGTAATTCTGTAGGACAAACAAATGTGAAATCTTTTGGATACCAAAATAATAAAACTTTTTTCTTATTATTTATTGCTTCTTCTAATACATTTAATTTAAATGTATCACCCATTTCATTCATTGCGTCTACATTTAAATCTGGAAATTTTTTACCAACTGCTGTTGCCATTTTTATTGAATTTTATAATTATTAATATTTTTTTATTTTCTGATACAAAGATAAAAATGATGTTAGAGAATAATAAATAAGTTAATGGGAAGTTTTTATATTACAATCATTTTTTCTTATAGCCAAATGGTTCAATAATAAGATTTTCTGATATTAATTATTTTAATCAATTTTATTGATTTTCAAATAAAACATATAGATAAAAACTATTAAAAATAATTTGTAACTTTGAAGTCTTAAAACATAAAACATATAATTATGGATAATTACGATATAAACGATAGCAAATCTAGCATGGATAAATGCCCATTTATGGCTGGAGCTGAGAAAAAAACTGGCGGACATGGTACAACAAATAGAGAATGGTGGCCAAATGAATTAAAATTAAATATACTACGTCAAAATGCAACAAAATCAAATCCTTTAGGAGAAAAATTTGATTACAAAGAGGCGTTTAACAGTCTTAATTTTAGCGAGTTAAAGCAAGATGTTCTAAATCTAATGACAGATTCGCAAGATTGGTGGCCAGCTGATTATGGACATTATGGTGGTTTTATGATTCGAATGGCTTGGCACAGTGCTGGTACTTATAGAATTGGAGATGGACGTGGAGGAGCTTCTTCAGGAAATCAAAGATTTGCACCTTTAAATAGTTGGCCAGATAATGGAAACTTAGACAAAGCACGTTTTTTATTGTGGCCAGTAAAGAAAAAATATGGAAATAAAATTTCTTGGGCAGATTTAATGATTTTAGCAGGAAATTGCGCTCTAGAATCTATGGGTTTTCCAACATTTGGTTTTGCAGGGGGAAGAGAAGATATTTTTGAACCTGAACAAGACATCTATTGGGGAAGTGAAAAAGAATGGGGAAATAATGAGGCTAGATACGAAAGTGGTGAATTAGAAAAGCCATTAGCAGCAGTTATGATGGGTTGGATTTATGTAAACCCTGAAGGACCAAATGGAGTTCCAGATCCAATGGGTTCTGCAAAAAACGTTCGTGAAACATTTAAAAGAATGGCAATGAACGATGAAGAAACTGTTGCTTTGGTTGCTGGTGGACATACTTTTGGAAAAGCACATGGTGCTGCAAACCCAGATGAGTTTGTTGGAACTGAACCTCATGGAGCCAAAATTGAAGAAATGAGTTCTGGTTGGAAAAACTCATTTAAATCTGGTGTTTTAGACGATACAATTACAAGTGGAATCGAAGGAGCCTGGACACCAAACCCAATTCAATGGGATGCAGATTATTTTGATGTTTTATTAAATTACGACTGGGAATTAACTAAAAGTCCTGCAGGTGCACATCAATGGACACCAACAGCTGCTTCCAATGCTAAAATGGCTCCAAAAGCTGGAAACGCAAATGAAAAGCAAGCTTTAATGATGACAACAGCAGATATTGCTTTAAAAACAGATCCTAAATATTTAGAAATTTCTACTCGTTTTCATAAAGACCACAAAGCTTTTGAAGATGCTTTTGCTAGAGCTTGGTATAAATTAACACATAGAGATATGGGACCAATTGATCGTTATTTAGGCCCTGAAGTTCCTTCTGAAGAATTATTATGGCAAGACCCTATTCCAACTTCAAAAAACATTTTAAGCGATGCTGATATTAATTCTTTAAAGAATAATATAACTAATTCTGGATTAACAATTTCTCAATTAGTTTCTACTGCTTGGGCTTCTGCTTCTACATACAGAGGTTCAGACAAACGTGGTGGAGCAAATGGTGGAAGAATTCGTTTGGAACCTCAAAAAAATTGGGAAGTAAACAATCCTGAGGAATTAAGTAAAATCTTAACTGTTTACGAACAAATTAAAAATGATTTTGAGGGTAATGTTTCTATCGCAGATTTAATTGTTTTAGGGGGTTCTGTAGGAATTGAAAAAGCAGCAAAAAATGCAGGATACAATTTAACTGTTCCTTTTTCGCAAGGGAGAGGAGATGCTTCTCAAGAACAAACAGATGTTGATGCATTTAGTTATTTAGAGCCTTTGGCAGACGGATTTAGAAATTATGCAAAAACTAATTTGGCAATTTCTCAAGAAGATTTGTTAGTAGACAGAGCTAACTTATTGACTTTATCTATCCCAGAAATGACAGTTTTAATTGGTGGACTAAGAGTTTTAGGAGCAAATTACAACAACTCTAATCATGGTGTTTTTACAGATAAAAAAGAAACCTTAACCAACGATTTCTTTGCTAATATTTTAGATTTTTCAATTACTTGGAAAGCTGTAAATGCTGAAGAAAAAGAATTTATTGGAAGAGATCGTAAAACAAATGCAATGAAGTTTTCTGGAACAAGAGCAGATTTAATTTTCGGTTCTAACACAGAATTAAGAGCAATTTGTGAAGTTTATGGTGCAAATGACGCTCAAGAAAAATTTATAACAGATTTTATAAGCGCTTGGACGAAAGTGATGAATTTAGATAGATTTGATATCTCTTAAATAAACCATAATATTGAATTGTATAAAAAAGGTAGTAATTAAAATTACTACCTTTTTTTTATTATATTCTTTTTAAAATATAAAAAACTTGCGAATTTAAATTTCTAAAGAAGTTAAAGGGAGAGTATTCCTTTTTCAAAATTTGTAAATTTTCTTCGAAAAACACTTCTTCTAATTTATTATAATTGAACCCAATGTGAGTTAAAATATAACCGTTTTTTTCGGTTCTATTTACTGGTTTAAAAACAGTGCCTTAAAAATATTCTTTCTATTAGTATCTTTTTCTGTCTGTTTTATGGATAGTCTAATTAAATTTTTTACAAATGAGGCAACACCAACTTCAATAGGAACTGAAACAACAATTTGCCCTTTTTCTTTTAGCTTCTCTTTTATTTGTTTTAATAATTTAGATTGATTTTCTTTACTAAAGTGTTCTAAAACTTCTAAACAATAAATAACATCGAAGTTTTCTTTAGTTTGATTTAAGTTATTAATTAATAAGAAATCTTCATTAGAAATATTTGTTTCTAATTGATCAAACATATCTGTTACAGGTTCGTAACCTGTAATTTTTGCATTTACTTTTTCTTTTAATAATTTTAAAAAATAACCATCTCCAGTTCCAAAGTCTAACAAAGAAAAATTGTCTGAAAGTTCAATTAAATTTAATGCTTTTTTAAAACGTTTGTTATGTGAAAGTCTTTTAAAAAAAGAACGGTTTTTAATAGTTAAATTAGAATAGATATATTTTTTAGTCATCTAATTTTTAATTATTTACTCGCAAACAACTTCACATCATTTACAGAGACCTCTTTTTCTCCTAAAATAATTAAACGTTCTACAACGTTTCTTAACTCACGAATGTTTCCTGTCCAATTATATTCTTGTAATAACTGTATAGCTTCCGTTGAAAAGTTTTTCAAAGCCATTCCTTGTTCTTCCGAAATCTTTTTTGCGAAGAAATCTACCAATAAAGGAATATCTTCTCTACGATCGTTTAAAGCTGGAACTTTTATTAAAATAACCGCCAATCTGTGGTATAAATCTTCTCTAAACCTACCTTTAGCAATTTCTTCTTGAAGATTTTTATTTGTTGCAGCTACTACTCTAACATTTACTTTTATATCTTTATCTGAACCCACTCTAGAAATTCTACTTTCTTGAAGCGCACGTAAAACTTTTGCTTGTGCAGATAAACTCATATCTCCAATTTCATCTAAAAAAATAGTTCCTCCATTTGCAGCTTCAAATTTACCTGCTCTGTCTTTATTTGCTCCTGTAAAAGAACCTTTTATGTGTCCAAATAATTCACTTTCTATTAGTTCTGAAGGAATTGCCGCACAATTTACTTCAATCATAGAACCTTTATGACGATTAGATTTTTCGTGTAACCAATGTGCTACCAATTCTTTTCCTGTACCATTTGGCCCTGTAATTAAAACTCTTGCATCTGTTGCTGCAACTTTTTCTATAATTTCTTTAATATGAGAAATAGCATCGCTTTCGCCAACCATTTCGTAATTTTTACTTACTTTTTTCTTTAAACGTTTGTTTTCTACAACCAAAGTTTTCTTTTCCAAAGCGTTTCTAACCGTATTTAAAAGTCTATTTAAATCTGGTGGTTTAGAAATATAATCGAAGGCTCCCAAACGCATTGTATTTACAGCTGTATCTAAATCTCCATGACCAGAAATCATTACAATTGGCACTTCTGGTTTTATCTTTTTTGCTTTCTCCAAAACCTCAACACCATCCATTTTAGGCATTTTAATGTCACAAAGAACTAAATCGTAATCTTTGTCTTTTATCATTTCTATTCCAGCCAAACCATCTTCTGCTTCTTCAACAACATATGTGTCGTTTTCTTCAGAAATAATTTTTGTTAAAACTCTTCTAATCGCTGCTTCGTCTTCTATTACTAATATTGTTGGCATTATAATCTGAATTTAATTCCTGTTCTTAAATAAAATGTGTTTAAATTGTCTAACGTAAAAACGTTATCTCTATCTGCGTTTCTTAAAACATTGTTTAATCTTAATGTATACCCACTATATGCAAACCAAACTAAATGTTTTGTAAATTGATATTCGTAACCTAAACCAGCAACAACTAACGATAACGAAATATTATCTACTTGATTACCATTTACCATTGTTGGTTTTTGTAAATGTGCAAAATAACCATCTAAACCTACAAAAGATTGCAAACTTTTTTCTGGACTAAAGGCATATTTTAAATTCATTTTTGGCACTCCAACTGTGTAAGACCATTTTTCTGTCATCTGCCTAAAATAGCTAATTAATGGAAGTGGAAATGGAATTCCTGCAGTTGTATTATAAGTTAGACCTAAAATTAATCGATAAGGTTTTTCAAGCTCTTTTGCTTTTGTTCGGTCTTTAATAAAGAAAACTCCACCATTAACAAAAAAGTCTTTATTCGTTATTTTTTTATTTAATGTAGAAGCTAATCTTGGAGTAATACTGTAAGCAACTCTCCAATATTCATTCATTTTATAAGTATAAGCTAAATTTAAATCTATAATAGTAATTGTTTCTATTGCAGAAGTATCGAAAGGATATTTATCATTTAAATTTAAATATATTCTGTTGTATTCGGAACCAATAACAAAGTAACTATCTTCCTTAATTTTAATTGGGTAATTTACCAATGCTCTAATTCTTGTATATTGATCTTCGGATTTATTCTTTGGAATAAAAGAATATTCTAATCTTGCCAAATCTGTAAGTTGCGCATTTGCACTTACACATACGAACATTAAAATCAATACTAAAAACTTTTTCATATTTTTTTCTGCTTTACTCTTCCTTTTTCTCTTCTTTCTTTACTTCTTGCTTTTCTTCTTTATGTTCTATTTCTTTTGGTTCGTTATTTTCTTTGACTACTTGTAATTTTGCCTGCGGATAAAAATGCACATCTCTTTGTGGAAAAGGAATAGTAACATTATTATCTCTAAATGCTTTATCTATTTCGAAACGCAAATCACTTTGTACAAATCGTGTTTCGAAACTATCGTTTAAAGAAAACACCAACTTAAAATTCAAAGAACTGTCTGCAAAATCTGTAAACAACACACTTGGTTCTGGAACTTTTAAAATTTTAGCATGCTTTTTAGCAGTTTCCATGAGAATATTTTTCACTAACCCAACATCACTTCCATAAGAAACTCCCACTGTTACAGATTCTCTTGTTTCTGTTCCATTTTCGGTCCAATTGAACAAGATATTGGTTAAATATAAATGATTGGGAATTACCAAAACCTTATTATCAATCGTTACTGCTCTTGTGGTTCTTAAACGAATATCTAAAACCCGACCCACTTTTCCTTCTAATTCAATAATATCTCCAACATGTACAGATTGGTCTACCAATATAAAAATCCCAGAAATAATATCTTGAAACAACGTTTGCAAAGCCAAACCAACACCAATTAAAAGTGCTGCAGAAGCTGCAAAAACCGCAGTTACATTTACTCCTGAAGAATGCATTGCAATTAAGAAAATAACGAGGAAAACAAACCACCTGATGTAGGTAAAAACAGTAACAAACTTGTGTTTATCGTTCTCTGGAAGCTTTCTTGTTATTAATCTTCGTACAAATTTAAGCAAGATTGCTGTTACGATTAGCGCAATCGCAACAAATAGTAACCCTTTTACAGTTATACTTATTTCTTTCGAAAAAACGAATGTGTATTCTAAAATAGAATTTGCTTCTTCTACAATTGTATCTGCTACTTGCTCTATCTTGTCTTGCATTATTTTAATATTTTAACCATTTGTACAAGTCTTTATAAGTTGCTTTTTTACCATACATTAAAATACCAACTCTATAAATTTTTGCCGCTAACCAAACCATAAAAACGAAGGTAGCTACTAATAAGCTCATCGAAATTGCTAATTCTGTCCAAGAAACTCCAAAAGGGACTCTCATTAACATTACAATTGGCGATGTTAACGGAATATATGAAAAAATTATCGAAACAGGTCCATGAGGATCATTTACAACAGTTGCAAAACCAACGTAAACACCTAATATTAAAGGTAACATAATTGGCAACATAAATTGTTGCGTGTCAGTTTCGTTGTCTACAGCAGCTCCTACTGCTGCAAAAAGTGAACTATACAACATAAATCCACCTAAAAAATAGAAGATAAATAGCACAAATAACTTTAAAATTGGTAAGCCTAATATTTCTTGAACTACCAATTGCATTTTATCTCCTTCTGCTACATTTTTAACAGCATCCATTTGTTCTGCAGAAACAGACGTGTTTTGCATTTGAGACATATCTACCCCAAATACAGAAGAAACGATTGTTAAAATAATGAACAATAAAATTCCCCAAATAAAAAATTGAAGCAAACCTGCAGACGCATTTCCAATGATTTTACCTAACATTAACTGAAAAGGTTTTACTGAAGAAACAATTATTTCTATAATTCTACTAGTTTTTTCTTCGATAACACTTCTCATTACAGAAGTTCCATAAATCATTACAAACATCATTAACAAATAACCAGCAATTGCGCCAAAAATAATTTTAATCCAATTTCTTAATTTTGATGATTCTTCTCCTGAAAAATCATACATTTTTATATCTGTATTAATTTTTGAAGCTTCAATTTGAGCTAAATCAATACCAAAACTGGTTAGTTTTTTATTTCTAAGTTTTTTCTCGATTTTACTTTCTAAAGAATTTATTAAAGACATATTTGGCGAATCTTTAGAATAAAATTCCACAGAACTTGCTAAAATTTCTAAACTATCGTTTTTTGGAATGTATAAAACTCCATAATAACTACCTTCTTCTACTTTTTTCTTAGTTTCATCGATTCCTGAAGATGTGAAATCTGTATAAATTATAGATTTCGTGTCTTTAAAATCACTTTTATCAAACAAACCAGAATTATCTACATAAACTATTTGTTTTGCCTTTTCGTCATTTTTCTTCATTAGAAAAACAACCAAAGTTAGCATCCCAACCATAATAAGTGGACTCAAAAAAGTCATTACTATAAATGATTTATTTCGAACCTTAGCAATAAATTCTCGCTGAATAATTAATTTTAACTTACTCATAATTAATTGTTTTTATTTATTGCTTGAATAAAAATATCGTTCGCACT
This genomic window contains:
- the katG gene encoding catalase/peroxidase HPI; this translates as MDNYDINDSKSSMDKCPFMAGAEKKTGGHGTTNREWWPNELKLNILRQNATKSNPLGEKFDYKEAFNSLNFSELKQDVLNLMTDSQDWWPADYGHYGGFMIRMAWHSAGTYRIGDGRGGASSGNQRFAPLNSWPDNGNLDKARFLLWPVKKKYGNKISWADLMILAGNCALESMGFPTFGFAGGREDIFEPEQDIYWGSEKEWGNNEARYESGELEKPLAAVMMGWIYVNPEGPNGVPDPMGSAKNVRETFKRMAMNDEETVALVAGGHTFGKAHGAANPDEFVGTEPHGAKIEEMSSGWKNSFKSGVLDDTITSGIEGAWTPNPIQWDADYFDVLLNYDWELTKSPAGAHQWTPTAASNAKMAPKAGNANEKQALMMTTADIALKTDPKYLEISTRFHKDHKAFEDAFARAWYKLTHRDMGPIDRYLGPEVPSEELLWQDPIPTSKNILSDADINSLKNNITNSGLTISQLVSTAWASASTYRGSDKRGGANGGRIRLEPQKNWEVNNPEELSKILTVYEQIKNDFEGNVSIADLIVLGGSVGIEKAAKNAGYNLTVPFSQGRGDASQEQTDVDAFSYLEPLADGFRNYAKTNLAISQEDLLVDRANLLTLSIPEMTVLIGGLRVLGANYNNSNHGVFTDKKETLTNDFFANILDFSITWKAVNAEEKEFIGRDRKTNAMKFSGTRADLIFGSNTELRAICEVYGANDAQEKFITDFISAWTKVMNLDRFDIS
- a CDS encoding class I SAM-dependent methyltransferase, with the translated sequence MTKKYIYSNLTIKNRSFFKRLSHNKRFKKALNLIELSDNFSLLDFGTGDGYFLKLLKEKVNAKITGYEPVTDMFDQLETNISNEDFLLINNLNQTKENFDVIYCLEVLEHFSKENQSKLLKQIKEKLKEKGQIVVSVPIEVGVASFVKNLIRLSIKQTEKDTNRKNIFKALFLNQ
- a CDS encoding sigma-54-dependent transcriptional regulator, with product MPTILVIEDEAAIRRVLTKIISEENDTYVVEEAEDGLAGIEMIKDKDYDLVLCDIKMPKMDGVEVLEKAKKIKPEVPIVMISGHGDLDTAVNTMRLGAFDYISKPPDLNRLLNTVRNALEKKTLVVENKRLKKKVSKNYEMVGESDAISHIKEIIEKVAATDARVLITGPNGTGKELVAHWLHEKSNRHKGSMIEVNCAAIPSELIESELFGHIKGSFTGANKDRAGKFEAANGGTIFLDEIGDMSLSAQAKVLRALQESRISRVGSDKDIKVNVRVVAATNKNLQEEIAKGRFREDLYHRLAVILIKVPALNDRREDIPLLVDFFAKKISEEQGMALKNFSTEAIQLLQEYNWTGNIRELRNVVERLIILGEKEVSVNDVKLFASK
- a CDS encoding DUF6268 family outer membrane beta-barrel protein, translated to MKKFLVLILMFVCVSANAQLTDLARLEYSFIPKNKSEDQYTRIRALVNYPIKIKEDSYFVIGSEYNRIYLNLNDKYPFDTSAIETITIIDLNLAYTYKMNEYWRVAYSITPRLASTLNKKITNKDFFVNGGVFFIKDRTKAKELEKPYRLILGLTYNTTAGIPFPLPLISYFRQMTEKWSYTVGVPKMNLKYAFSPEKSLQSFVGLDGYFAHLQKPTMVNGNQVDNISLSLVVAGLGYEYQFTKHLVWFAYSGYTLRLNNVLRNADRDNVFTLDNLNTFYLRTGIKFRL
- a CDS encoding mechanosensitive ion channel family protein; protein product: MQDKIEQVADTIVEEANSILEYTFVFSKEISITVKGLLFVAIALIVTAILLKFVRRLITRKLPENDKHKFVTVFTYIRWFVFLVIFLIAMHSSGVNVTAVFAASAALLIGVGLALQTLFQDIISGIFILVDQSVHVGDIIELEGKVGRVLDIRLRTTRAVTIDNKVLVIPNHLYLTNILFNWTENGTETRESVTVGVSYGSDVGLVKNILMETAKKHAKILKVPEPSVLFTDFADSSLNFKLVFSLNDSFETRFVQSDLRFEIDKAFRDNNVTIPFPQRDVHFYPQAKLQVVKENNEPKEIEHKEEKQEVKKEEKKEE
- a CDS encoding ABC transporter permease → MSKLKLIIQREFIAKVRNKSFIVMTFLSPLIMVGMLTLVVFLMKKNDEKAKQIVYVDNSGLFDKSDFKDTKSIIYTDFTSSGIDETKKKVEEGSYYGVLYIPKNDSLEILASSVEFYSKDSPNMSLINSLESKIEKKLRNKKLTSFGIDLAQIEASKINTDIKMYDFSGEESSKLRNWIKIIFGAIAGYLLMMFVMIYGTSVMRSVIEEKTSRIIEIIVSSVKPFQLMLGKIIGNASAGLLQFFIWGILLFIILTIVSSVFGVDMSQMQNTSVSAEQMDAVKNVAEGDKMQLVVQEILGLPILKLFVLFIFYFLGGFMLYSSLFAAVGAAVDNETDTQQFMLPIMLPLILGVYVGFATVVNDPHGPVSIIFSYIPLTSPIVMLMRVPFGVSWTELAISMSLLVATFVFMVWLAAKIYRVGILMYGKKATYKDLYKWLKY